From Pseudomonas arsenicoxydans:
CCCCTGTAATGAGAACCGTGCTAAGGAGTGGTCATCACGGAAGGTTTTGACGCCGAAAATTTAGGCGACAGTGCCGCCCTTTTGAGTAGGGGCGGCTGTCTTCACCTTCGGGCGGTATCCTTTGGTATCGCTTTACGATCAATTTCCTCGGTATGTGGAGAAACCGTAAGGGCTCAGAAGCAACGGGATGTGATAGTGAGGAACGGTACCGTCCACCTCAAAAATGACGGGTACCTCCGGAAAGAAGCTGGACATTTTGTGCGACTTGAACCACTCACCAGTCTTGAAGGTGACACGGTAGGTACCTTTCTCCAGACCCCGACCTTGCGGATACAGCCCGGTGATACGACCTTGCTCGTTGGTAGCTGCGCTGTTGAGCATGTCCCAGTTTTTCCCATCCTGTTTTTCCAACGTGACATTGACTCCAGGGGAGGGCAGACCATCCTGCAAGTTGAGTACATGCACGCTCAACGGATTTGTTGCCGCTGATGCAAGGGCTGAAAGGGCACTCAATACAGCGCCAGCGAAGATACTTTTCAATACAGTCATGGTGATGTCCTTAGTTTTTAACGGCAGGTAAAACTTTGTTGATAGCGACCTCTGCGCAACCTTCATCGTGTGTTGCACCCCCCGCACCAGCCACCCCAATGGCGCCGATGACCTGACCATCGAATTTCAATGGCACGCCTCCACCGAGCAGTAACAACTCATCGAGGGTGTTGAGGTTTTCAGCATCTGGATTAGCGCGAGCGCGCTCAGCTAACAACCGCGTCGAAGTCTTGGTCGACAGGGCGGTATAGGCTTTGCGTTGCGCGGCTAGCGTGTTGTGCGGGCCGACATTGTCATCGCGTTGCACGGCAACCAGATTGCCGCCACGGTCGACAACTGCGGCAACGGCTGTGCGGCCATCGGCATGACAGGCGGTCAGCGCGGCCGTTAGCAAATCGTTGGCCATTGCAAGTGACACGTCCTGGCGCTGCGCAACCTGATCCGGCGCTGCAACGGCGAACGCAGAGTTCGTTGCGAGTGTGATCAGCAATGAAGTCGATAGGCTTGTACGCATGCTGTTTCCTTGGTTGGTTGAGTCTGTCTGGGTCATTGCCAGACATCATGACCAGCCCGCTCCGTCAGAATGATTACCTCCTGATTACCAATATGTAATGTGAGAAATCAGCGAAGCGGGCTAGCCTGTGCGCCAGTCCTGGAGGAAAAAATGCGTATCCTGGTGGTTGAAGATGAAACGAAAATGGCGGATTACCTGCGCAAAGCCCTGACTGAATCGGGCTATTCGGTAGAGATCGCTCTTGACGGCCTCGATGGCCAGCATTTGGCACAGGAGAGTGAGTTCGATCTGATCATTCTGGATGTCATGTTGCCGGGGTTGGACGGCTGGCAATTGCTGCAAATCATCCGGCGTAAGTGGCAGACCCCGGTACTGTTTCTTACCGCACGTGATTCGGTTGATGATCGGGTCAAAGGGCTGGAGTTGGGGGCTGATGATTATCTGGTGAAACCCTTTTCCTATGCCGAGTTGTTGGCACGCGTACGCACTTTGCTGCGCCGTGGACCGCCTCGCGAGGTGGAGCATTTTGTGGCTGGCGACCTTAGTCTGGACTTGTTGCGACGCAAGGTAACGCGCAACGGAGAGCGTCTCACCCTGACCAATAAGGAGTTCGCCCTACTGCACTTGCTGCTTAGTCGTGAAGGGGAGGTGCTATCGCGTTCATTGATCGCCTCACAGATCTGGCAAATGAACTTTGACAGTGACACCAATGTGGTCGATGTCGCCATCCGCCGACTGCGCGCCAAGGTTGATGATCCTTACCCGCTGAAATTGATCCACACAGTCCGTGGTATCGGTTACATGCTCGAGGTGCAATCTTGACTCTGTTTCCGCGCACTCTGAGCCTGCGCCTGGCGATCATGTTCGCATTGGTCAGCGCATTGTTATTGGGCTCCATCGGTTTTTATCTTTATCAATCGTTACAGCGAGAGATTGCGTGGCGCGACGACCAGGCCCTGCTGGGACGCCTGGAGCGAATGCAAGCATTGATCAGCGATAGCGACAGCATCGAGCAACTGCGAGGTCGGCCCAAGCTCTACGAAAACATGTTGGGCAATCGCGACAGTCTGCTATGGATTGTCGATGACACCGGCAAGGTGTTGATCGAAATCAACCCGGTGGGTATGACTTTTCCAAAGTTGCCGGCTGCCCCCCAGGCGCGCCTTGTTGAGGATCACTCTTCCGAGGCTGTGCGGCTTGCCTGGCAGGATGTCATACAAGGTGATCGCGGCTTGACCTTGATCGCTGGCAAGTTGTTGGGTGAGCGCGAGCAGATGTTGGGGGTTTACCGACTCAGGCTTTGGCTGGCCATGTCAGTCGGAGCGCTATTGGCTTTTGGATTCGGTTGGTGGGTTAGTCAACGAGGCCTGCACCCTGTGCGCCTGCTGGCCAAGCGCGCGGCCGCTATCGATGTGCAGCATCTGCATCTGCGGCTGGATGAGTTCAGAGAGCTGAATGAACTCAAACCGCTCTGTAATGCCCTCAACCAGATGCTTGCACGTCTTGAGGATGGATTCGCCCAGCTTTCACGTTTCTCGGAAGACCTCGCCCATGAGATGCGAACCCCACTAGGCAACCTGATGGGACATACCCAACAAACCCTGAGGCGCAGTCGCTCTATAGAAGACTATCAGAACCTGCTGGTTTCCAATCAGGAAGAGTATGAAAGGCTGGCCCGCATGATCGACAGCATGCTGTTCCTCGCTCGCACCGAGCAACCAAACGCTTGCGTAAAATTCGAGAAAATCAACCTGCACGATCTGATCGAGCAGCTCTGTGAGTATTTCGAAGGGGTAGCGCAAGAACGAGATGTACAGCTGATAAACCAGGCCCAGGATCAATTGCTGGGTGATCCAGGCTTGATCCGTCGAGCACTTGCTAACTTGCTGGCGAATGCGCTGCGCTACGCAACTCCTACCTCTGCAGTGACGATCAGCAGCAGGGTTTTGGAGCACCGTCTCGACATCACTGTGCACAACCACGGCGAGCCGATTGCGGCAGAACATCTTCCACGATTGTTTGAGCGCTTTTACCGGTGTGACCCATCACGCAATCAACCCGACGATTCCGGTGGGCTGGGATTGGCCATCGTTCGTTCGATTATGCAACTGCATGGCGGTTGTATAACCGTTGATAGCACTGACGCAGGTACGAGCTTTCACTTGGAGTTTCCCCTTATAAACGCCTGAGCTCGAACCGAAGGTATTGCACACGACACAGCGAATACTGGCAAATTGCCCTATAGTAAGTTTTGTTGCAGTGATGACCGACTTTATGTGGGGGACCGCGTCTCCGTCGTCGCATACGCAGGAAAAGACAGCATTGACTCGGCTGGAGGGTGCTCATAGGTTGAGGACAGCACGGCACTAAGTCGGTCGCCCAACAGATGCCAGACTTTTTTCTTCTCTTCGGCATAGTCGTGATGCAGGTAGTGTCGCCTCACCCGCGAGCCGGCCAGCACATGATTCTGACAGC
This genomic window contains:
- the uraH gene encoding hydroxyisourate hydrolase gives rise to the protein MTVLKSIFAGAVLSALSALASAATNPLSVHVLNLQDGLPSPGVNVTLEKQDGKNWDMLNSAATNEQGRITGLYPQGRGLEKGTYRVTFKTGEWFKSHKMSSFFPEVPVIFEVDGTVPHYHIPLLLSPYGFSTYRGN
- a CDS encoding GlcG/HbpS family heme-binding protein codes for the protein MRTSLSTSLLITLATNSAFAVAAPDQVAQRQDVSLAMANDLLTAALTACHADGRTAVAAVVDRGGNLVAVQRDDNVGPHNTLAAQRKAYTALSTKTSTRLLAERARANPDAENLNTLDELLLLGGGVPLKFDGQVIGAIGVAGAGGATHDEGCAEVAINKVLPAVKN
- a CDS encoding heavy metal response regulator transcription factor; this encodes MRILVVEDETKMADYLRKALTESGYSVEIALDGLDGQHLAQESEFDLIILDVMLPGLDGWQLLQIIRRKWQTPVLFLTARDSVDDRVKGLELGADDYLVKPFSYAELLARVRTLLRRGPPREVEHFVAGDLSLDLLRRKVTRNGERLTLTNKEFALLHLLLSREGEVLSRSLIASQIWQMNFDSDTNVVDVAIRRLRAKVDDPYPLKLIHTVRGIGYMLEVQS
- a CDS encoding heavy metal sensor histidine kinase, yielding MTLFPRTLSLRLAIMFALVSALLLGSIGFYLYQSLQREIAWRDDQALLGRLERMQALISDSDSIEQLRGRPKLYENMLGNRDSLLWIVDDTGKVLIEINPVGMTFPKLPAAPQARLVEDHSSEAVRLAWQDVIQGDRGLTLIAGKLLGEREQMLGVYRLRLWLAMSVGALLAFGFGWWVSQRGLHPVRLLAKRAAAIDVQHLHLRLDEFRELNELKPLCNALNQMLARLEDGFAQLSRFSEDLAHEMRTPLGNLMGHTQQTLRRSRSIEDYQNLLVSNQEEYERLARMIDSMLFLARTEQPNACVKFEKINLHDLIEQLCEYFEGVAQERDVQLINQAQDQLLGDPGLIRRALANLLANALRYATPTSAVTISSRVLEHRLDITVHNHGEPIAAEHLPRLFERFYRCDPSRNQPDDSGGLGLAIVRSIMQLHGGCITVDSTDAGTSFHLEFPLINA